A genomic segment from Tessaracoccus defluvii encodes:
- a CDS encoding M23 family metallopeptidase, translated as MSRTTMKKVTTGIVAAIASLTLVCTTWTPAAADDLDDRKRELQQQIAAQSASVDDAEAVHDGAVRAAKEARQRLAEAEAALAVAQSEQDKAEELDAQRAEELAKAEKDLERAKADVAAAQAALDSVNRRLDQEIFVTTQNNSPLLNLAMLFDGLDTNNLNQRAQLAHTLFDSSMLELDELETRRLALEDAQQRADEAEQRATEAREAAAEQLRQKTAAADEAAVLRERVDQLAQDAAAAESAAANQVATEEKRYRDLRAESDSVERRIQERIAQAEAERKRKEAEEEERRKQEEANKGSDSGGSNSGGSGSGGSSSGGSGSAGGGSTSGSGFILPVGARITSHYGMRLHPVLGYWKLHDGTDFGASCGTPIKAANAGVVSERYYNGGYGNRLMIDHGRVNGSYVTTGYNHAQRYVVGVGQKVSKGQTIGYVGSTGYSTGCHLHLMVWDDGQLVNPMAKWFR; from the coding sequence ATGTCCCGCACGACGATGAAGAAGGTCACGACCGGCATCGTCGCCGCGATCGCGTCCCTGACTCTCGTCTGCACCACCTGGACACCCGCTGCCGCTGACGACCTCGACGACCGGAAGCGTGAGCTCCAGCAGCAGATCGCTGCGCAGTCAGCGTCCGTGGACGACGCGGAGGCCGTCCACGACGGTGCGGTGCGGGCCGCGAAGGAAGCCAGGCAGCGTCTCGCCGAGGCGGAGGCGGCTCTCGCCGTCGCGCAGTCGGAGCAGGACAAGGCCGAGGAACTCGACGCGCAGCGGGCCGAGGAGTTGGCGAAGGCGGAGAAGGATCTCGAGCGGGCGAAGGCGGATGTCGCGGCAGCGCAGGCCGCGCTCGACTCGGTGAACCGGCGCCTCGACCAGGAGATCTTCGTCACCACCCAGAACAACAGCCCGCTGCTCAACCTGGCGATGCTGTTCGACGGGCTGGACACCAACAACCTGAATCAGCGGGCTCAGCTCGCCCACACGCTGTTCGACTCGTCGATGCTCGAGCTCGACGAGCTCGAGACGCGCCGACTGGCGCTCGAGGACGCCCAGCAGCGCGCCGACGAGGCCGAGCAGAGGGCCACCGAAGCGCGGGAGGCCGCCGCCGAGCAGCTGCGCCAGAAGACAGCCGCCGCCGACGAGGCCGCCGTCCTGCGGGAACGGGTCGACCAGCTCGCCCAGGATGCCGCGGCGGCCGAGTCCGCCGCCGCCAACCAGGTGGCCACGGAGGAGAAGCGTTACCGCGACCTGCGGGCCGAGAGCGACTCCGTCGAGCGCCGGATCCAGGAGCGGATCGCCCAGGCCGAAGCCGAGCGCAAGCGCAAGGAGGCGGAGGAAGAGGAGCGCAGGAAGCAGGAGGAGGCCAACAAGGGGTCAGACTCCGGAGGCTCCAACTCCGGTGGCTCAGGATCCGGGGGTTCCAGCTCCGGCGGCTCCGGCAGCGCGGGCGGCGGAAGCACCTCCGGATCCGGCTTCATCCTGCCGGTGGGGGCACGCATCACCTCCCACTACGGGATGCGCCTGCACCCCGTGCTCGGCTACTGGAAGCTTCACGACGGTACCGACTTCGGCGCATCCTGCGGCACGCCCATCAAGGCTGCCAATGCGGGCGTCGTGTCGGAGCGCTACTACAACGGCGGCTACGGCAACCGGCTCATGATCGACCATGGCCGTGTCAACGGCTCCTACGTGACGACCGGCTACAACCACGCCCAGCGTTACGTCGTCGGTGTCGGACAGAAGGTCTCCAAGGGCCAGACGATCGGCTACGTCGGCTCCACCGGGTACTCGACCGGCTGTCACCTGCACCTCATGGTGTGGGACGACGGGCAGCTTGTGAACCCCATGGCGAAGTGGTTCCGCTGA
- the ftsX gene encoding permease-like cell division protein FtsX encodes MRHSLRETWSGLRRNLAMTIAVVVTMAVSLSLLGLGVMTALQVDKARASLYERISITVFLCTEKTQGGRCEPGKATTDAQREQIQRTLEGNPEVSEVVYESKEVAYAEFLKVYADSPVAGTRTVEDMQDAFRVKFDNPENYAGVVAEAQGLQGVQAVQDLASVLDPMFTWLRGIQWATIIMSSMLLLAGALQIANTIRMAAFTRRREIGIMRLVGASNVYILLPFLLESLIAAAIGVVAAGAALVAAYWFIIDQTARPAIPAVEWIGAGELLVALGTITAVGIALAIVPTLLATRKYLRI; translated from the coding sequence ATGAGACATTCCCTGCGTGAGACCTGGTCCGGCCTTCGCCGCAACCTGGCCATGACCATCGCCGTCGTCGTGACGATGGCCGTTTCGCTCTCCCTGCTGGGGCTCGGGGTGATGACGGCGCTGCAGGTCGACAAGGCACGCGCCAGCCTCTACGAGCGCATCTCCATCACAGTGTTCCTCTGCACGGAGAAGACCCAGGGTGGACGCTGCGAGCCGGGCAAGGCCACCACCGACGCCCAGCGCGAACAGATCCAGCGCACCCTCGAGGGGAACCCCGAGGTGAGCGAGGTCGTCTACGAGTCAAAGGAAGTCGCCTACGCCGAGTTCCTGAAGGTGTACGCAGACAGCCCCGTCGCCGGCACCCGCACCGTCGAGGACATGCAGGACGCTTTCCGGGTCAAGTTCGACAACCCGGAGAACTATGCGGGCGTGGTCGCCGAGGCCCAGGGACTGCAGGGAGTCCAGGCGGTGCAGGATCTCGCGTCCGTCCTTGACCCGATGTTCACCTGGCTCCGCGGCATCCAGTGGGCCACCATCATCATGAGTTCGATGCTGCTGCTCGCCGGCGCGCTGCAGATCGCCAACACCATCCGCATGGCGGCCTTCACGAGACGTCGCGAGATCGGCATCATGCGGCTCGTCGGCGCATCGAACGTCTACATCCTGCTGCCGTTCCTGCTCGAGTCGCTCATCGCCGCTGCGATCGGCGTCGTCGCGGCCGGGGCGGCCCTCGTCGCTGCCTACTGGTTCATCATCGACCAGACGGCGCGTCCCGCCATCCCCGCTGTCGAATGGATCGGTGCAGGTGAACTCCTCGTCGCTCTGGGCACCATCACCGCCGTTGGGATAGCGTTGGCAATCGTCCCGACCCTGCTCGCCACCCGCAAGTACCTGCGCATCTAG
- the ftsE gene encoding cell division ATP-binding protein FtsE: MITFEDVTKFYPGQERAALRNINLEIDKGEFVFLVGQSGSGKSTFLRLILREYRPTKGTLYVAGKNLTAMNRWKVPALRRQIGTVFQDFRLLPGKTVYENVAFALQVIGTPAKRIRQIVPDTLELVGLEGKENRPSEELSGGEQQRVAIARAFVNRPKILIADEPTGNLDPETSVGIMKLLDRINRTDTTVIMATHDSTIVDQMRRRVLELRSGELVRDQAKGVYGTA, encoded by the coding sequence GTGATCACGTTCGAGGACGTCACCAAGTTCTATCCAGGACAGGAGCGCGCCGCGCTGCGCAACATCAACCTGGAGATCGACAAGGGTGAGTTCGTGTTCCTCGTGGGGCAGTCGGGCTCCGGCAAGTCGACCTTCCTGCGTCTGATCCTGCGCGAGTACCGGCCCACCAAGGGAACCCTGTACGTCGCCGGCAAGAACCTGACCGCCATGAACCGGTGGAAGGTTCCGGCGCTGCGCAGGCAGATCGGCACCGTGTTCCAGGACTTCCGGCTGCTGCCGGGCAAGACCGTCTACGAGAACGTCGCGTTCGCCCTCCAGGTCATCGGCACCCCGGCCAAGCGCATCCGGCAGATCGTGCCGGACACGCTGGAACTGGTCGGCCTCGAGGGCAAGGAGAACCGGCCCAGCGAGGAGCTGTCGGGTGGCGAGCAGCAGCGTGTCGCCATCGCGCGGGCCTTCGTCAACCGTCCCAAGATCCTGATCGCAGACGAGCCGACCGGAAACCTCGACCCCGAGACCTCCGTCGGCATCATGAAGCTGCTCGACCGGATCAACCGGACCGACACCACGGTCATCATGGCCACGCACGACTCAACGATCGTCGACCAGATGCGGCGACGGGTGCTGGAGCTCCGCTCCGGCGAGTTGGTGCGCGACCAGGCCAAGGGCGTCTACGGGACGGCCTGA
- the prfB gene encoding peptide chain release factor 2, whose translation MAIEDLTSRIAELGHSLDSIEAVADLALLRTEIADLEEQVAAPNLWDDQDNAQRVTSQLSAKQSEVDRLVGLRSRLEDAEVMLELAAEEDDVDAREEVSRELVKLGKDIAALEVRTLLSGEYDPRDALITIRAEAGGVDAADFAEMLMRMYLRWADRHGYAHEIYDTSYAEEAGLKSATFAIKAPFAYGTLSVEQGTHRLVRISPFDNQGRRQTSFAGVEVLPVTEETDHIDIPENEIRVDVFRSSGPGGQSVNTTDSAVRITHLPTGIVVSCQNEKSQLQNKAAALRVLQSRLLEKARQDREKEMSALKGDGGNSWGAQMRSYVMNPYQMVKDLRTEHEVGNPDSVFDGDIDGFIDAGIRWRKQAEKA comes from the coding sequence GTGGCTATTGAAGACCTGACCTCCCGTATCGCCGAACTCGGACACTCGCTCGACAGCATCGAGGCCGTCGCCGACCTGGCGTTGCTCCGCACCGAGATCGCGGACCTCGAGGAGCAGGTCGCCGCTCCGAACCTGTGGGACGACCAGGACAACGCTCAGCGCGTCACCTCCCAGCTCTCCGCGAAGCAGAGCGAGGTCGACCGGCTCGTCGGGCTACGGTCCCGACTCGAGGACGCCGAGGTGATGCTGGAGCTGGCCGCCGAGGAGGACGATGTCGACGCACGTGAGGAGGTGTCCCGGGAACTCGTGAAGCTCGGCAAGGACATCGCCGCGCTCGAGGTCCGGACCCTGCTCTCCGGCGAGTATGACCCGCGTGACGCGCTGATCACCATCCGCGCCGAGGCCGGCGGCGTCGACGCGGCCGACTTCGCGGAGATGCTCATGCGCATGTACCTCCGCTGGGCCGACCGCCACGGCTACGCGCACGAGATCTACGACACGTCCTACGCGGAAGAGGCGGGCCTCAAGTCCGCCACCTTCGCCATCAAGGCGCCCTTCGCGTACGGGACGCTGTCGGTTGAGCAGGGAACCCACCGTCTGGTGCGGATCTCGCCGTTCGACAACCAGGGGCGCCGCCAGACGTCCTTCGCAGGCGTCGAGGTGCTCCCCGTCACGGAGGAGACCGACCACATCGACATCCCGGAGAACGAGATCCGTGTCGACGTGTTCCGCTCGTCCGGCCCGGGTGGTCAGTCCGTCAACACCACCGACTCCGCCGTCCGCATCACCCACCTGCCCACGGGCATCGTGGTCAGCTGCCAGAACGAGAAGTCGCAGCTGCAGAACAAGGCGGCCGCGCTCCGCGTGCTCCAGTCCCGCCTCCTCGAGAAGGCCCGTCAGGACCGTGAGAAGGAGATGAGCGCGCTCAAGGGCGACGGCGGCAACTCGTGGGGCGCCCAGATGCGCTCCTACGTGATGAACCCGTACCAGATGGTCAAGGATCTGCGCACCGAGCACGAGGTGGGCAACCCCGACTCGGTCTTCGACGGCGACATCGACGGTTTTATCGACGCCGGCATCCGCTGGCGCAAGCAGGCCGAGAAGGCCTGA
- a CDS encoding GatB/YqeY domain-containing protein: MGATKTRLKKDLVDALRAKDEAAKSNIRMLLGAITVEEVAGDTARELTDDEELTVVAKEMRKRRDSAETYAEAGRQELADKETGEAEFIARYLPTPLTHDEIVALVEEAVAGLGEPATMKHMGALVKAVSTKAEGRAEGKEIAALVRAKLQG, encoded by the coding sequence ATGGGCGCCACCAAGACCCGCTTGAAGAAGGACCTCGTCGACGCGCTGCGCGCCAAGGACGAGGCCGCCAAGTCGAACATCCGGATGCTGCTCGGCGCCATCACCGTCGAGGAGGTCGCAGGCGACACCGCCCGTGAACTCACCGACGACGAGGAGCTGACGGTGGTGGCGAAGGAGATGCGCAAGCGCCGCGACTCGGCCGAGACCTACGCCGAGGCGGGTCGTCAGGAACTTGCAGACAAGGAGACGGGTGAGGCTGAGTTCATCGCCCGCTACCTGCCCACTCCCCTGACCCACGACGAGATCGTTGCCCTCGTCGAGGAGGCCGTCGCCGGGCTGGGCGAGCCGGCCACCATGAAGCACATGGGCGCGCTGGTGAAGGCGGTCTCCACCAAGGCCGAGGGCCGCGCGGAGGGCAAGGAGATCGCAGCGCTGGTCCGCGCGAAGCTCCAGGGCTGA
- a CDS encoding recombinase family protein, protein MTTTLATDASTEAEAPVLLAVSNLRVSTREQAERGGTEEGFSIPAQRDANQRKADELGARVVREFVDAGESARSADRDGLRDMLAFIAASRVQFCIVHKLDRLARNRADDVKIHEALINAGVTLVSATESIDQTPSGMLVHGIMSSIAEFYSRNLATEVTKGLTQKLAQGGTPMRAPVGYLNVRRTDDQGREVRTVQVDPERAPLIRWAFETYAQGETSVSGLLRDLTARGLMTVPSPKRPSKPLGKNTLYKLLTNPYYAGVIRYKGALHPGAHEPLIEPALFDQVQSLLTARNARATRHVQHAHHLKGLLHCGTCGSRMLLDFATNPRGTTYAYFVCSGRAAKRTNCTRRAVPVQVAERLVEDSYASITISEADYRHLAAEVDAAFDKRGAGRDQEFADLTANRARLEAESDKLLAAHFADAIDLPTLKRHQDRIRAGLADVEQRLAQHDEQHTGGRAFLHDSLRLLTDAHRAYAHSDDGSRRLANQAFYTRLEITEDEQLRPRLAEPFATIVHEAIGGEDAKRGHSTSSDVACSCKTLWVGAEGLEPPTSCL, encoded by the coding sequence ATGACCACCACGCTCGCCACTGACGCCAGCACCGAGGCGGAAGCCCCGGTGCTGCTCGCGGTGTCCAATCTGCGGGTGTCCACGCGGGAGCAGGCCGAGCGCGGCGGCACCGAAGAGGGCTTCTCGATCCCCGCGCAACGCGACGCGAATCAGCGCAAGGCCGACGAGCTGGGGGCGCGGGTCGTGCGGGAGTTCGTGGACGCAGGGGAGTCTGCGCGTTCGGCGGATCGCGATGGGTTGCGGGACATGCTCGCCTTCATCGCCGCCTCGCGGGTGCAGTTCTGCATCGTGCACAAGCTCGACCGGCTCGCCCGCAACCGCGCCGATGATGTGAAGATTCACGAAGCCCTCATCAACGCTGGGGTCACCCTCGTCTCGGCGACCGAGTCCATCGACCAGACACCCTCGGGGATGCTCGTTCACGGCATCATGTCCAGCATCGCTGAGTTCTACAGCCGCAACCTCGCCACTGAGGTCACCAAGGGGCTCACCCAGAAGCTCGCTCAGGGTGGTACTCCGATGCGTGCCCCGGTCGGCTACCTCAACGTACGCCGCACCGACGACCAAGGCCGCGAGGTTCGGACGGTCCAGGTCGATCCCGAACGGGCTCCACTGATCCGGTGGGCATTCGAGACCTACGCCCAAGGCGAGACCTCCGTGAGCGGGCTGTTGCGAGACCTCACCGCCCGTGGCCTGATGACGGTGCCGTCGCCGAAGCGGCCCTCGAAGCCGTTGGGGAAGAACACGCTCTACAAGCTGCTGACGAACCCGTACTACGCAGGCGTCATCCGCTACAAGGGCGCACTGCACCCGGGTGCGCACGAACCGCTCATCGAGCCCGCACTGTTCGACCAGGTGCAATCGCTGCTGACGGCACGCAATGCACGGGCAACTCGGCACGTGCAACACGCCCACCATCTCAAGGGTCTGCTGCACTGCGGCACCTGCGGATCACGGATGCTGCTCGACTTCGCGACCAATCCACGCGGCACGACCTACGCCTACTTCGTCTGTTCCGGCCGTGCAGCGAAGAGGACGAACTGCACCCGTCGCGCGGTGCCTGTGCAGGTTGCGGAACGGCTCGTCGAGGACTCCTACGCCTCGATCACGATCAGCGAAGCCGACTACCGGCATCTCGCGGCGGAGGTCGATGCCGCGTTCGACAAGCGCGGTGCCGGGCGGGATCAGGAGTTCGCCGACCTCACCGCGAACCGGGCACGCCTCGAAGCCGAGAGTGACAAGCTGCTGGCCGCACACTTTGCCGACGCCATCGACCTCCCGACGCTCAAGCGACATCAAGACCGCATCCGCGCAGGGCTGGCAGACGTCGAGCAGCGCCTCGCCCAGCACGACGAACAGCACACGGGCGGTCGCGCGTTCCTTCACGACAGCCTGCGGCTACTCACCGACGCCCACCGCGCCTACGCGCACTCGGACGACGGAAGCAGGCGGCTCGCGAACCAAGCGTTCTACACACGGTTGGAGATCACCGAAGACGAGCAGCTACGCCCGCGCCTCGCGGAACCGTTCGCCACCATTGTCCACGAGGCGATCGGAGGCGAGGATGCCAAACGGGGCCACTCCACATCTTCCGACGTCGCGTGTTCCTGTAAGACACTTTGGGTGGGCGCAGAGGGACTCGAACCCCCGACATCCTGCTTGTAA
- a CDS encoding TetR/AcrR family transcriptional regulator encodes MRTSSPPRAATRSTSATSKRSAISTIPSYLGALTRRREHADREQSAEPPQLPRSSVSLVATDLVRVTTRLAGQGPYYSVWNWTAWPGAAAQRRGVIKVVEKRRGPGRPAYDSKQKLVAATCTLLSERGFEATSPVMIQQRSGIGQGSMYHHFPGKGKEGLALDAISHMRASTLAFLDGTPTPQGAEVEAVREHIVAALDRLFDRREGQALIRLMADGVAGAIKPLAQATQDWCDDIRAAIVVMLRDDDPAEDSEVADGAASFLAPEFEHLAEELFTAALGRGLVRLPKIAFYLFPDREEA; translated from the coding sequence GTGCGCACATCAAGCCCACCGAGGGCAGCAACTCGCTCGACCTCGGCGACATCCAAGAGGTCCGCCATCAGCACCATCCCATCGTATCTGGGCGCACTGACACGCCGCCGGGAACACGCAGACCGCGAGCAGAGTGCCGAACCTCCCCAGCTGCCACGCTCGTCAGTTTCGCTCGTTGCGACGGACCTCGTTCGAGTGACCACGCGTCTTGCAGGTCAAGGTCCGTACTACTCTGTATGGAATTGGACGGCGTGGCCTGGCGCGGCCGCCCAGCGGAGAGGAGTGATCAAAGTGGTGGAGAAGCGGCGGGGTCCAGGGCGTCCAGCGTATGACTCGAAGCAGAAGCTCGTGGCAGCGACATGCACGTTGCTGTCGGAACGCGGGTTCGAAGCGACGAGCCCAGTGATGATCCAGCAACGCTCCGGCATTGGACAGGGGAGTATGTACCACCACTTCCCCGGCAAGGGGAAGGAGGGGCTCGCCCTGGATGCGATCAGCCACATGCGGGCCAGCACCCTCGCGTTCCTCGACGGAACCCCCACACCTCAAGGTGCCGAGGTCGAGGCCGTGCGTGAGCACATCGTCGCCGCGCTGGATCGCCTGTTCGACCGTCGCGAAGGTCAGGCATTGATCCGGCTCATGGCTGACGGGGTGGCTGGGGCGATCAAGCCGCTCGCGCAAGCGACCCAGGACTGGTGCGACGACATCCGCGCGGCGATCGTGGTGATGCTCCGCGACGACGACCCTGCCGAAGACTCCGAGGTGGCTGATGGGGCCGCCAGCTTCCTCGCTCCCGAGTTCGAGCACCTCGCGGAGGAACTGTTCACAGCGGCGCTCGGGCGCGGGCTGGTCAGGTTGCCGAAGATCGCGTTCTACCTGTTCCCGGACCGCGAAGAAGCGTAG
- a CDS encoding Eco57I restriction-modification methylase domain-containing protein, producing the protein MADLLDVAEVERVAALGGLDVRTQSELGQFFTPAAAAQLIASMPRLPEAGTLRVLDPGAGSGVLAAALVSRALSERPGLSIEIVAVERDPAVLPNLRATLSACEHVGSGRVHAEAVEADFILDSVGLGASLSLDGQFDLVIENPPYGKLAASSAHRTAMRAAGVDAPNLYAAFLSLSIAALRAGGQVVAITPRSFFNGPYFGAFRAHLLDSIALDRVHVFDSRSTVFADTGVLQENVVFAGTRGATPGVVELSVSRDHTDDISSRAVAYEEVVFPNDPNRFIRLATNADDTAVADLVLSQPCSLTDLGVQVSTGRVVDFRSRHALSAVEQPDALPLVYPGNLRDGSVLWPREIRKPQWFQPSDDKDRGMLLPEGWYAVVKRFSAKEERRRIVASVWSPVDNPGEVAFENHLNVFHVGGRGLDEDLAKGIAVWLNSSVIDKFFRTFSGHTQVNATDLRALRFPTAVALRELGRNVVASQVEVDSLVMELIAA; encoded by the coding sequence ATGGCGGACCTCTTGGATGTCGCCGAGGTCGAGCGAGTTGCTGCCCTCGGTGGGCTTGATGTGCGCACTCAGAGCGAGCTTGGTCAGTTCTTCACGCCCGCAGCCGCGGCTCAGCTCATCGCTTCGATGCCCCGCTTACCCGAGGCGGGAACTCTGCGTGTGCTTGACCCTGGTGCGGGCTCAGGTGTGCTGGCCGCAGCGCTCGTCAGCCGTGCGCTATCGGAGCGACCGGGTCTGTCGATTGAGATCGTTGCGGTTGAGCGCGACCCTGCTGTGTTGCCGAATCTTCGTGCCACGCTCTCTGCGTGCGAGCACGTCGGCAGTGGCCGAGTCCACGCCGAGGCTGTCGAAGCGGATTTCATTCTCGACTCCGTCGGCTTGGGTGCATCTCTCAGCCTGGATGGCCAGTTCGATCTCGTGATCGAGAACCCTCCGTACGGGAAGCTGGCGGCGTCGAGCGCACATCGGACGGCCATGCGTGCTGCCGGAGTCGATGCGCCCAACCTGTATGCGGCGTTCCTTTCTCTGTCCATCGCCGCCCTCAGAGCAGGCGGTCAAGTCGTCGCAATCACTCCCCGCTCGTTCTTCAACGGCCCGTACTTCGGCGCGTTCCGTGCCCACTTGCTCGACTCGATCGCGCTTGACCGCGTGCACGTCTTCGATTCCCGCTCGACAGTCTTCGCCGATACCGGGGTCCTCCAGGAAAACGTGGTCTTCGCCGGCACCCGAGGAGCAACGCCTGGGGTCGTCGAACTCTCGGTCAGCCGCGACCATACCGATGACATCTCATCCCGTGCCGTTGCCTACGAGGAGGTCGTCTTCCCTAACGACCCCAACCGATTCATCCGGCTGGCGACCAATGCCGACGACACGGCTGTCGCCGACTTAGTGCTCTCCCAGCCGTGCTCGCTGACCGATCTTGGCGTTCAAGTCTCCACGGGCCGGGTAGTGGACTTCCGGTCACGCCATGCTCTGAGTGCCGTCGAGCAGCCGGACGCCCTGCCATTGGTCTATCCCGGCAACCTCCGGGACGGCAGCGTGCTCTGGCCACGAGAGATTCGTAAGCCCCAGTGGTTCCAACCTAGTGATGACAAAGACCGTGGCATGCTCCTGCCAGAGGGCTGGTACGCGGTCGTCAAGCGTTTCAGCGCGAAGGAAGAGCGCCGTCGGATCGTTGCGTCGGTCTGGTCGCCCGTGGACAACCCCGGCGAGGTGGCGTTCGAGAATCACCTCAATGTCTTCCATGTCGGTGGCCGTGGTCTAGACGAAGACCTCGCGAAGGGCATCGCCGTGTGGCTCAACTCCTCCGTCATCGACAAGTTCTTCCGGACCTTCTCTGGTCACACCCAGGTCAACGCCACCGACCTACGAGCATTGCGGTTCCCCACCGCAGTTGCGCTACGCGAGCTGGGCCGCAACGTGGTCGCGTCCCAGGTTGAAGTGGACTCCTTGGTCATGGAGTTGATCGCCGCATGA
- a CDS encoding BsuBI/PstI family type II restriction endonuclease yields MSELSETAHERAEDARIVLETLGMDAERSNERSALVLLALLRLTPSESWVEAANPMLGTRAIMDFIRDEYGKDYAPNSRETVRRFTLHQFVEAQLVAQNPDEPQRPVNSPKWNYQVTAEALDVLRAYDTDSWQSAVDQYLAELPGLKARYAAARDMNRIPLTLPDGSVFTLTPGGQNVLLKAMVEDFCPRFTPGGQVLYIGDAGDKWALFERDTLASLNVAVNEHGKMPDLVIYLPDRNWLVLLEAASSHGPVDSKRQAELADLFEASTAGLVYVSCFPDRAEFRKYVDKIAWESEVWCADHPTHMIHYNGERFLGPYV; encoded by the coding sequence ATGAGCGAGTTGAGCGAGACGGCCCATGAGCGAGCGGAAGATGCGCGGATAGTCCTTGAAACCCTCGGCATGGACGCCGAGCGTAGCAACGAACGATCGGCGCTTGTGCTCCTTGCGCTTCTGCGCCTCACACCGTCCGAGTCCTGGGTCGAGGCAGCGAACCCGATGCTCGGCACGCGGGCGATCATGGACTTCATCCGAGACGAGTACGGCAAGGACTACGCGCCGAACAGTCGCGAGACGGTCCGGCGGTTCACGCTCCACCAGTTCGTGGAGGCACAGCTCGTAGCGCAGAACCCTGATGAGCCACAACGCCCAGTCAACTCCCCGAAGTGGAACTACCAGGTCACCGCCGAAGCGTTGGACGTCCTGCGTGCATACGACACCGACTCCTGGCAGTCGGCCGTCGATCAGTACCTCGCCGAGCTACCAGGACTCAAGGCCCGGTACGCAGCCGCGCGAGATATGAATCGCATCCCACTCACGCTCCCGGACGGTTCGGTTTTCACCCTCACCCCCGGCGGCCAGAACGTGCTCCTCAAGGCTATGGTCGAAGACTTCTGCCCCCGCTTCACCCCAGGTGGGCAGGTGCTCTACATCGGCGACGCAGGCGACAAGTGGGCGCTGTTCGAACGCGACACGCTCGCCTCGCTTAATGTCGCGGTCAACGAGCACGGCAAGATGCCGGACCTCGTCATCTACCTTCCGGACCGCAATTGGCTCGTACTCCTAGAGGCCGCAAGCTCCCACGGACCTGTCGACTCCAAACGACAAGCCGAACTCGCCGACCTGTTCGAAGCGTCAACAGCAGGTCTCGTCTACGTCTCCTGCTTCCCAGACCGAGCCGAGTTCCGCAAATACGTCGACAAGATCGCGTGGGAATCCGAAGTCTGGTGCGCTGACCACCCCACGCACATGATCCACTACAACGGCGAACGCTTCCTCGGGCCCTACGTCTGA